A genomic stretch from Bdellovibrionales bacterium CG10_big_fil_rev_8_21_14_0_10_45_34 includes:
- a CDS encoding TIGR04552 family protein, which translates to MFGPEEFNEEILGCVIGGESAVDLRSLHLDTIEKAHRFLKTYGYDLEEAEDRDRLVALFLRAITYLKENYQAEVGAPPSEVSDIQKLGDPSQLIVYCSLPRDQVDRAVRRWSCATLRAMHVISHIEHDLFFTFSDLIQEQVLANFRPHLIQDPIMGTVLGGTSRADQIPIKRFDVKPFKATDSAVTKFLSKPQAVAISIYDKMGVRFVSRNIFEAFRVVRYLVAEELVSFPNILPDQSKNTLYPVNLLLETLAETKGMLDSDEIEKQLEQKLQTDSHRALFRDRENEFSADDYRVIKFISRQLIRLPIDGRTSRFFFPYEVQIMDYDTHARTLKGPTSHMAYKLRQKEAAKARLFSEA; encoded by the coding sequence ATGTTTGGACCCGAAGAATTTAATGAAGAAATACTAGGATGTGTGATTGGCGGAGAATCGGCGGTCGATTTGCGCTCACTGCATCTTGATACCATTGAAAAAGCGCATCGATTTTTAAAGACCTACGGTTATGATCTTGAAGAAGCAGAAGATCGCGATCGCTTGGTGGCACTCTTTCTTCGTGCAATCACTTACCTTAAAGAAAACTATCAGGCTGAGGTGGGCGCCCCTCCTTCGGAAGTCTCTGACATCCAAAAATTGGGAGACCCTAGTCAACTCATCGTTTATTGCAGCCTACCAAGAGATCAAGTAGATCGGGCTGTTCGCCGTTGGAGTTGCGCGACCCTCAGAGCGATGCATGTGATCTCGCACATAGAGCACGATCTCTTCTTTACTTTTTCTGATCTGATTCAAGAGCAGGTGCTGGCTAATTTCCGGCCGCATCTTATCCAAGACCCCATTATGGGAACCGTTTTGGGCGGGACATCTCGGGCGGATCAGATTCCTATTAAGAGGTTTGACGTAAAACCTTTTAAGGCCACCGATAGCGCGGTGACAAAATTTCTCTCAAAGCCACAGGCGGTCGCTATATCAATCTACGACAAGATGGGAGTTCGGTTTGTCTCACGAAATATTTTTGAAGCATTTCGAGTGGTTCGCTATCTGGTGGCTGAAGAGCTCGTTAGTTTTCCGAATATTTTGCCGGATCAGTCGAAAAATACATTGTATCCCGTCAACTTACTTCTTGAAACTCTAGCCGAGACCAAGGGTATGTTAGACTCGGATGAAATCGAAAAACAACTTGAGCAGAAGCTGCAAACCGATTCCCATAGGGCACTCTTTCGAGATCGTGAAAATGAGTTCTCGGCTGACGATTACCGAGTCATTAAGTTTATTTCAAGGCAGCTGATTCGCCTTCCTATCGACGGGCGCACTTCTAGGTTTTTCTTTCCTTATGAAGTTCAGATAATGGACTACGACACCCATGCTCGAACGCTCAAGGGCCCAACTTCGCATATGGCCTATAAGCTAAGACAAAAAGAAGCCGCCAAAGCGCGCTTGTTTTCAGAGGCGTAA